Proteins encoded within one genomic window of Candidatus Binataceae bacterium:
- a CDS encoding polysaccharide deacetylase family protein, which produces MVIWAPLAGVYAQTEPVRVPVLVYHRFGPALADNMTMRTTDFAAELAYLHENHYPVIPARQLVDYLRGAQAPPPARAVVITVDDAHRSVFSDMLPLVEKYKVPVTLFVYPSAVSNASYAMTWEQLAELQRSGLFNIQSHTYWHPNFKVERRRLSPETYDRFVRDQLTKARTVLERRTGGTVNLLAWPFGIYDAELIRIAQQTGYIGGFTLERRPAGQPDNPMAIPRYLMAGNVSLATFAAIVRGRAR; this is translated from the coding sequence ATGGTCATTTGGGCGCCGCTGGCAGGTGTGTATGCGCAAACCGAGCCCGTGCGCGTGCCGGTGCTCGTTTACCATCGCTTCGGGCCGGCTCTCGCCGACAACATGACGATGCGGACTACCGATTTCGCTGCCGAGCTCGCCTACCTGCACGAGAACCACTACCCAGTAATCCCGGCGCGTCAGCTGGTCGATTATCTCCGTGGCGCGCAAGCGCCGCCGCCGGCGCGCGCGGTCGTCATCACCGTTGACGACGCCCATCGCTCGGTCTTCAGCGACATGCTTCCGCTGGTCGAGAAATACAAAGTCCCGGTTACGCTGTTCGTTTATCCCTCGGCGGTCTCGAACGCGTCGTACGCGATGACGTGGGAGCAGCTCGCCGAACTCCAGCGCAGCGGCCTATTCAATATCCAGTCGCACACCTACTGGCACCCTAATTTCAAGGTTGAGCGCAGGCGGCTTTCGCCCGAGACGTACGACCGGTTCGTCCGCGACCAACTCACCAAGGCCAGGACCGTGCTCGAACGCCGCACCGGCGGCACCGTGAACCTGCTCGCGTGGCCGTTTGGAATTTACGACGCCGAGCTGATCCGGATCGCGCAACAAACGGGCTACATCGGCGGCTTTACCCTGGAGCGGCGGCCGGCGGGCCAGCCCGACAACCCGATGGCCATCCCGCGCTACCTGATGGCGGGCAACGTAAGCCTCGCCACCTTCGCCGCGATCGTACGCGGAAGGGCGCGCTGA
- a CDS encoding hemerythrin domain-containing protein — MEPKQTEKAVAVANKSFQMKFTLAELAEEDAKLRQPLMEAATVAARLALDPADRALRHSAAKAWERVDSMMVEHLRKEDRSVLPWAESRTDFPHYLVERAKRKHEQLMALRDMILTSSFERDSDHEVAAAARNLCVFATTLDDLIAGEQRELFPLMRRLLFPHRERSAP; from the coding sequence ATGGAACCCAAGCAGACAGAGAAGGCCGTCGCCGTCGCAAACAAAAGCTTCCAGATGAAGTTCACCCTGGCCGAACTCGCCGAGGAAGACGCAAAACTGAGACAGCCGCTCATGGAAGCGGCCACCGTCGCCGCACGCCTGGCGCTCGATCCCGCCGACCGCGCGCTGCGCCACAGCGCCGCCAAGGCATGGGAACGCGTAGATTCGATGATGGTGGAGCATCTCAGGAAGGAGGATCGCAGCGTCCTGCCTTGGGCCGAATCGCGCACGGATTTCCCGCACTACCTAGTCGAGCGCGCCAAGCGCAAGCACGAGCAATTGATGGCCTTGCGCGACATGATCCTGACGAGTTCGTTCGAACGTGACAGCGACCACGAAGTAGCGGCCGCGGCGCGCAACCTTTGCGTCTTCGCCACCACCCTCGATGACCTCATTGCGGGCGAGCAGCGCGAACTGTTCCCCCTGATGCGGCGTCTGCTGTTCCCACACCGCGAACGGTCAGCCCCGTAG
- the acsA gene encoding acetate--CoA ligase, translating into MNWKTIAKPRRGLAVVPNLADYNRTRAEFSWEAARRALDGLPAGGLNIAHEAVDRHAGGARRDHLALRFIARRGAVRDFSYAELSTQSNRFANVLRLLGVAKGERVFALAGRIPELYIAALGTLKNRSVFCPLFSAFGPEPIRQRIAIGDGRVLVTTAALYERKVAEIRGALGGLRHVLLVGSSEEIHGLAGTLDLNQLMAEAGDRFSISPTDPEDLALLHFTSGTTGTPKGAMHVHQAVVAHHMTGYYALDFHPEDVFWCTADPGWVTGTSYGIIAPLTHGITSVIDEADFDAERWYGILQNQGVSVWYTAPTAVRMLMKVGTVVIRKFDLHRLRFIASVGEPLNPEAVVWGQEAFGLPIHDNWWQTETGGIMIANYLAMDIRPGSMGRPLPGIEAAIVRRRADKSVEVIEEPDVEGELALRRGWPSMFRGYLNEEERYRKCFADGWYLTGDLARRDADGYFWFVGRADDVIKSSGHLIGPFEVESALLEHPAVAEAGVIGKPDPVAGEVVKAFVSLKSAYAPSEELRRDLLGFARKRLGAVVAPKEIDFLPSVPKTRSGKIMRRLLKARELGLPEGDLSTLETDPAASPETASS; encoded by the coding sequence GTGAACTGGAAAACTATCGCCAAGCCCCGGCGCGGTCTGGCCGTCGTCCCTAACCTGGCCGACTACAATCGCACGCGCGCCGAATTCTCATGGGAGGCCGCGCGCCGCGCGCTCGACGGCCTGCCCGCCGGTGGCCTCAATATCGCCCACGAAGCTGTCGACCGCCACGCCGGCGGAGCACGCCGCGACCATCTGGCCCTGCGCTTCATCGCCAGGCGCGGCGCAGTCCGCGATTTCAGCTACGCGGAGCTATCCACACAGAGCAATCGCTTCGCCAACGTGCTTCGCCTCCTCGGCGTCGCCAAGGGCGAGCGTGTATTTGCGCTCGCCGGTCGAATCCCCGAGCTGTACATCGCGGCGCTGGGCACACTGAAGAACCGGAGCGTCTTCTGTCCGCTATTTTCGGCCTTCGGCCCCGAGCCGATCCGCCAGCGTATCGCTATCGGCGACGGCCGCGTGCTGGTGACCACGGCGGCGCTGTACGAGCGCAAGGTCGCGGAAATACGCGGCGCGCTTGGGGGGCTGCGGCACGTATTGCTGGTCGGCAGCTCTGAGGAAATCCATGGACTCGCCGGGACGCTCGACCTCAATCAACTGATGGCCGAGGCTGGCGACCGCTTCTCGATCTCGCCGACCGACCCCGAGGACCTCGCCCTGCTCCATTTCACCAGCGGCACCACCGGCACGCCGAAGGGCGCGATGCACGTTCATCAGGCGGTCGTGGCCCACCACATGACCGGCTACTACGCGCTCGACTTCCATCCCGAGGACGTGTTCTGGTGCACCGCCGACCCCGGATGGGTGACCGGAACGTCATACGGGATCATCGCGCCGCTGACCCACGGCATCACCAGCGTGATCGACGAGGCCGACTTCGACGCCGAGCGCTGGTACGGAATCCTGCAAAACCAGGGCGTGAGCGTCTGGTACACCGCGCCGACTGCCGTGCGGATGCTGATGAAGGTCGGCACCGTGGTGATTCGCAAGTTCGACCTCCACCGCCTGCGTTTTATCGCCAGCGTCGGCGAACCACTCAACCCTGAGGCCGTCGTCTGGGGCCAGGAAGCGTTCGGTCTTCCGATCCACGACAATTGGTGGCAGACCGAAACGGGCGGAATCATGATCGCCAACTACTTGGCGATGGACATCCGGCCGGGCTCGATGGGCCGTCCGCTGCCCGGGATCGAGGCGGCGATCGTGCGCCGGCGTGCGGACAAGAGCGTCGAGGTGATCGAAGAACCCGACGTCGAGGGCGAGCTGGCGCTGAGGCGCGGATGGCCCTCGATGTTTCGCGGGTACCTCAATGAGGAGGAGCGCTACCGCAAGTGCTTCGCCGACGGGTGGTATCTGACGGGCGACCTCGCCCGGCGCGACGCCGACGGCTACTTCTGGTTCGTGGGCCGGGCCGACGACGTGATTAAGTCCTCGGGGCATCTGATCGGGCCGTTCGAGGTCGAAAGCGCGCTGCTCGAGCATCCGGCGGTCGCCGAGGCCGGAGTGATCGGCAAGCCCGACCCGGTCGCTGGCGAAGTGGTCAAGGCGTTCGTCTCGCTCAAGAGCGCCTATGCGCCGAGCGAGGAGCTGCGCCGCGACCTGCTCGGCTTCGCACGCAAGCGCCTGGGCGCGGTGGTCGCGCCCAAGGAGATAGACTTTCTGCCGAGCGTGCCGAAGACGCGCAGCGGCAAGATCATGCGCCGCCTGCTCAAGGCGCGCGAGCTGGGATTGCCCGAGGGCGACCTTTCCACCCTCGAAACCGATCCGGCCGCATCGCCGGAGACGGCATCGTCGTGA
- the pdhA gene encoding pyruvate dehydrogenase (acetyl-transferring) E1 component subunit alpha, with amino-acid sequence MNRKVNQAPEPGPRSAAARTQADTADPALEREHALVLLRQMIRIRRFEEKCAELYSAAKIRGFLHLYIGEEAVAVGAMQALEADDAIVATYREHGHALVRGVSAASVMAEMYGKQEGCSRGRGGSMHLFDAATRFFGGNAIVGGGLPLAVGLALADKLQGRARLTACFFGDGAVAEGEFHECMNLSALWRLPVLFCCENNLYAMGTALRRAQAQTDLALKASGYAMPAWAVDGMDVVACEEAVRRAASAIRAGGGPHFIEFRTYRFRAHSMFDPQLYRDKQEVEEWKKRDPIPMFEARLRAAGLLGDDDLRLIEDETASEIEQAIRFAEAGSWEPVEELTKFVYSERAAR; translated from the coding sequence GTGAACCGCAAGGTCAATCAGGCGCCGGAGCCCGGCCCGCGCAGCGCGGCCGCGCGAACTCAGGCGGATACGGCCGATCCCGCGCTCGAGCGCGAACACGCGCTGGTGCTTCTGCGCCAGATGATTCGTATTCGCCGCTTCGAGGAAAAATGCGCCGAGCTTTACAGCGCGGCCAAGATCCGTGGCTTCCTCCATCTGTATATCGGCGAGGAAGCGGTCGCCGTGGGCGCGATGCAGGCGCTCGAGGCCGACGACGCGATCGTCGCCACCTACCGCGAGCACGGCCATGCGCTGGTGCGCGGGGTGTCGGCGGCATCGGTGATGGCCGAGATGTACGGCAAGCAGGAGGGATGCAGCCGCGGACGGGGCGGTTCGATGCACCTGTTCGACGCCGCCACGCGCTTTTTCGGCGGCAACGCGATCGTCGGCGGCGGACTGCCGCTGGCGGTCGGGCTCGCCCTCGCCGACAAGCTGCAGGGGCGCGCGCGCCTGACCGCCTGCTTCTTCGGCGACGGCGCGGTGGCCGAGGGCGAGTTTCACGAGTGCATGAACCTCTCCGCGCTGTGGCGGCTGCCCGTGCTGTTCTGCTGCGAGAACAACCTTTACGCGATGGGCACGGCGCTGCGGCGCGCGCAGGCGCAGACCGACCTTGCGCTTAAGGCGAGTGGCTATGCAATGCCCGCGTGGGCGGTGGACGGGATGGACGTCGTCGCCTGTGAGGAGGCGGTGCGGCGGGCGGCAAGCGCGATCCGCGCCGGCGGCGGACCGCACTTCATCGAGTTCCGCACCTACCGCTTCCGCGCCCACTCGATGTTCGATCCGCAGCTCTATCGCGACAAGCAGGAAGTCGAGGAGTGGAAGAAGCGCGACCCGATCCCGATGTTCGAGGCGCGCCTGCGCGCGGCCGGACTGCTCGGCGACGACGACCTCAGGCTCATCGAAGACGAAACCGCATCCGAGATCGAGCAGGCGATCCGGTTTGCCGAGGCCGGAAGCTGGGAGCCTGTCGAGGAGCTGACGAAATTCGTTTACTCGGAAAGGGCGGCGCGATGA
- a CDS encoding alpha-ketoacid dehydrogenase subunit beta, translating into MSEPAPQPALVRTTYREAMRQAIREALVRDPRVFLMGEDVGRYGGCYAVSKGLLEEFGPERIRDTPLSESAFVGAGIGAALGGMRPIVEIMTVNFSLLALDQILNNAATILHMSGGQFNIPLVIRMTTGAGRQLAAQHSHSLEGWYAHIPGIRVVAPATLEDARGMLWTALEDPDPVLIFEHNALYNMEGELAADAGAVEIDRAAIRRPGADVSLITYGGTLARTLRAAEELAAAGISAEVVDLRTLRPLDNDTILESVARTHRAVIIDEGWRSGSISAEVSARIMEGAFYELDAPVARVCSAEVPIPYPKHLEDAALPQSARIVEEVRAMMGDRG; encoded by the coding sequence ATGAGCGAACCGGCGCCGCAACCCGCGCTTGTCCGCACCACGTATCGCGAGGCGATGCGCCAGGCGATTCGCGAGGCACTCGTCCGCGACCCGCGGGTGTTCCTGATGGGTGAGGACGTCGGGCGCTACGGCGGATGCTACGCGGTGAGCAAGGGGCTGCTCGAAGAGTTCGGCCCCGAACGGATCCGCGACACCCCGCTTTCCGAGTCGGCCTTCGTCGGCGCGGGCATCGGGGCTGCGCTCGGCGGGATGCGGCCGATCGTCGAGATCATGACGGTCAACTTCAGCCTGCTCGCCCTCGACCAGATCCTCAACAACGCGGCAACGATCCTTCACATGTCTGGCGGCCAGTTCAACATTCCGCTGGTCATCCGGATGACGACCGGCGCGGGACGCCAGCTCGCCGCCCAGCACTCGCACAGCCTCGAAGGATGGTACGCGCATATTCCGGGGATCCGGGTGGTCGCGCCGGCCACGCTGGAGGACGCCCGCGGCATGCTGTGGACGGCGCTCGAGGATCCCGACCCGGTGCTGATCTTCGAGCACAACGCGCTATACAACATGGAAGGCGAACTGGCGGCCGACGCCGGCGCGGTGGAGATCGACCGCGCGGCGATTCGCCGCCCCGGCGCCGATGTCAGCCTGATTACCTACGGCGGTACGCTTGCGCGCACGCTTCGCGCCGCCGAGGAGCTTGCGGCCGCCGGCATCAGCGCCGAGGTCGTCGACTTGCGCACGCTGCGCCCGCTCGACAACGACACCATCCTGGAGTCGGTCGCGCGCACCCACCGCGCGGTGATAATCGACGAGGGATGGCGCAGCGGCAGCATCTCGGCCGAAGTCAGCGCGCGGATCATGGAGGGCGCGTTTTACGAGCTCGACGCGCCGGTGGCGCGCGTGTGCAGCGCCGAAGTTCCGATTCCGTATCCCAAGCACCTCGAAGACGCCGCGCTGCCGCAGTCCGCGCGCATCGTCGAGGAAGTGCGCGCGATGATGGGAGACCGTGGCTGA
- a CDS encoding dihydrolipoamide acetyltransferase family protein codes for MAEFRMPALGADMEVGTILQWLVKPGDAVKRGDIIAVVDTEKATIEVEVFESGVVENIVVPEGEKVPVGTVLALIRTEGAPAAGPEVKPAPPPVAPAPAAAPARPAPPPLAAVPRPARAGAPAIAKPPPVAKPPTAAPAARMRVSPLAMRTALELKVDLSTVRGTGPHGAITKADVERAARAAAGAPAPPAAAPAPAPPATAPAAAAAYRPAPAVHPAVSPEERRASMRKAIAAAMARSKREIPHYYLATRIDVSRATAWLTAENLKRPVAERMLYSVLLLKAVALAVREFPEMNGFWIDGGFKPSEAVHVGVAISLHQGGGLIAPAIHDVDKKSLGELMVNLRDLVKRVRAGVLRSSEIADATITVTSLGEQGVETVFGIIYPPQVALVGFGKIVERPWAADGMVGARPVISATLAADHRASDGHRGALFLAALERILQKPEEL; via the coding sequence GTGGCTGAATTCCGCATGCCCGCGCTCGGCGCCGACATGGAAGTCGGCACCATCCTTCAGTGGCTCGTCAAGCCGGGCGATGCGGTCAAACGCGGCGACATCATCGCCGTCGTCGATACCGAAAAGGCCACGATCGAGGTCGAGGTCTTCGAATCCGGCGTGGTCGAGAACATCGTCGTCCCCGAGGGCGAGAAGGTCCCGGTCGGAACCGTCCTGGCCTTGATCAGGACCGAGGGCGCGCCTGCCGCCGGGCCCGAGGTGAAACCCGCGCCGCCGCCCGTCGCGCCCGCTCCCGCAGCCGCGCCTGCGCGCCCTGCCCCGCCGCCGCTTGCGGCCGTGCCGCGTCCCGCACGCGCGGGGGCGCCCGCCATCGCCAAACCGCCGCCGGTCGCCAAGCCGCCGACCGCAGCACCTGCGGCCCGGATGCGGGTCTCGCCGCTTGCGATGCGCACGGCGCTGGAGCTGAAGGTCGATCTTTCGACGGTCAGGGGGACCGGGCCCCACGGCGCGATCACGAAGGCCGACGTCGAGCGCGCTGCCCGGGCCGCTGCTGGCGCCCCTGCCCCGCCGGCCGCCGCGCCCGCGCCGGCGCCGCCAGCGACGGCTCCCGCAGCGGCCGCGGCGTACAGACCTGCACCGGCGGTCCATCCGGCTGTTTCGCCGGAGGAGCGGCGGGCCTCGATGCGCAAGGCGATTGCGGCGGCGATGGCGCGCTCGAAGCGTGAAATCCCGCACTACTATCTCGCCACGCGGATCGACGTGAGCCGTGCGACGGCGTGGCTGACGGCGGAAAATCTCAAGCGGCCGGTGGCCGAGCGGATGCTCTATTCGGTGCTTCTGCTGAAAGCCGTTGCGCTTGCGGTCCGTGAGTTTCCCGAGATGAACGGCTTCTGGATCGACGGCGGCTTCAAGCCGAGTGAAGCGGTCCACGTCGGCGTCGCGATCTCTCTCCATCAGGGCGGCGGACTAATCGCGCCGGCGATCCACGACGTCGACAAGAAGAGCCTCGGCGAGCTGATGGTCAACCTGCGCGACCTCGTAAAGCGCGTGCGCGCGGGCGTACTGCGCAGCTCGGAGATCGCCGACGCGACGATCACCGTCACTAGCCTCGGCGAGCAGGGCGTCGAAACCGTCTTCGGCATCATCTATCCGCCGCAGGTGGCGCTGGTCGGCTTCGGCAAGATCGTCGAACGGCCGTGGGCGGCGGACGGGATGGTGGGCGCGCGTCCGGTGATCAGCGCGACGCTGGCCGCCGATCATCGCGCCAGCGACGGCCATCGCGGGGCGCTCTTCCTCGCCGCGCTGGAGCGGATTTTGCAAAAGCCCGAGGAGTTGTGA
- a CDS encoding phosphopantetheine-binding protein — MNDDEIKALILRALGDIAPEAGADIDPEADLREQIDLDSMDVLNLMIAIHEATGVDIPEADYPKLATLNAAVAYLRDRINPTQ, encoded by the coding sequence GTGAACGACGACGAAATAAAGGCGCTCATCCTGCGCGCGCTCGGCGACATCGCGCCCGAGGCCGGCGCCGACATTGATCCCGAGGCCGACCTGCGCGAGCAGATCGACCTCGACTCAATGGATGTGCTCAACCTGATGATCGCGATCCACGAGGCGACTGGCGTGGATATCCCCGAGGCCGATTACCCCAAGCTGGCCACGCTCAACGCCGCCGTTGCCTATCTGCGCGACCGGATCAATCCGACGCAATAG
- a CDS encoding cbb3-type cytochrome c oxidase subunit I: protein MDQIDSLSPWWRRSVVVVVLTCFCVLGLVSRRTYLFAPPIPKAAVDPSGEVVYTAADVAAGQEIFLKHGLMENGTIWGHGAYLGPDFSALYLHRLALEARTTIVRRRGAITYAALRPEERGIVRTDVARLLKENRYDPQTGTLRLTEVEVDSFRTQLAQWTDYFRDPATNGGLPRDYISDPAQIRQLAAFFAWAAWASVVDRPGSDHSYTNNFPYDPDAGNVPTSGAILWSALSLIMLLGATAAILFAFGRFDFLGWRGTSEHVHPHMLGAATASQQATVKFFVIVSLLLLAQVLVGGGVEHYRADPSSFYGIDISWLFPSQLLRTWHLQLAILWVATAFVAGGLFLAPTVGATEPAHQAAWVHLAFWALVVVAGGSLVGEWFGMHEMMGKVWMWFGNQGWEYLDLGRAWQLMLAVGLLLWLWLIWRGIRPALKDAERGELSSLFLCSATAIPVFYVPAFFYRVDTNYAVVDLWRFWIIHLWVEGFLELFVTVAVALIFYHLAMVKRATAVRVIYLDALLYLGSGIIGTAHHWYFTGQPEVTMALGAMFSAMEVVPLTLLTLDAWDFVKLTRRQCGLCGESITVPHRWTFYFLMAVGFWNFVGAGVFGFLINLPIVSYFEVGTLLTPNHGHAAFMGVFGMLAVALMVFAYRQVLSGEAWARLEKYVRVSFWGLNLGLALMLAANLFPGGVVQLRDVLHHGYWHARSMLFRDEPLMRAIEWARMPGDLVFILLGVLPLVIASIKTYLALWRAPTDVQAGERAAA, encoded by the coding sequence ATGGACCAGATCGACAGCTTGTCGCCGTGGTGGAGACGCTCGGTCGTAGTCGTCGTCCTGACTTGCTTCTGCGTACTGGGATTGGTGTCGCGGCGAACCTATCTTTTCGCGCCTCCGATACCGAAGGCTGCGGTCGACCCGTCGGGCGAGGTCGTGTACACCGCCGCCGACGTGGCCGCGGGCCAGGAGATATTTCTCAAGCACGGCCTGATGGAGAACGGCACGATCTGGGGCCACGGCGCCTATCTCGGCCCCGATTTCTCCGCGCTCTATCTTCATCGGCTCGCGCTTGAGGCGCGCACCACGATCGTGCGGCGGCGCGGCGCGATCACGTACGCGGCGCTTCGCCCTGAGGAGCGCGGTATCGTCAGGACCGACGTCGCGCGCCTGCTCAAGGAAAATCGCTACGATCCGCAAACCGGCACGCTGCGGCTTACGGAAGTCGAAGTCGATTCGTTCCGCACGCAGCTTGCGCAATGGACTGACTATTTCAGGGATCCCGCGACCAACGGCGGCCTGCCGCGCGACTATATCTCCGATCCCGCGCAAATTCGCCAACTGGCGGCGTTCTTCGCGTGGGCCGCATGGGCTTCGGTCGTCGATCGCCCCGGGAGCGACCATTCGTACACCAACAACTTTCCCTACGATCCCGACGCCGGCAATGTGCCGACCAGCGGCGCGATCCTGTGGAGCGCGCTCAGCCTGATCATGCTGCTCGGCGCGACCGCCGCGATCCTGTTCGCCTTCGGCCGCTTCGATTTCCTCGGATGGCGCGGCACCAGCGAGCACGTCCACCCGCACATGCTCGGTGCGGCGACCGCGAGCCAGCAGGCCACGGTCAAGTTCTTCGTTATCGTCTCGCTGCTGTTGCTCGCGCAGGTGCTGGTCGGCGGCGGCGTCGAGCACTATCGCGCCGACCCGTCGAGCTTTTACGGCATCGACATCTCATGGTTGTTTCCAAGCCAGCTCCTGCGCACCTGGCACCTCCAGCTTGCCATCCTGTGGGTTGCGACCGCCTTCGTCGCGGGCGGGCTCTTCCTGGCGCCCACCGTGGGCGCCACCGAGCCCGCGCATCAGGCGGCGTGGGTGCATCTCGCGTTCTGGGCGCTGGTGGTGGTCGCCGGCGGGAGCCTGGTCGGCGAGTGGTTTGGGATGCACGAGATGATGGGCAAGGTCTGGATGTGGTTCGGCAACCAGGGCTGGGAGTACCTCGACCTCGGCCGCGCGTGGCAGCTGATGCTCGCGGTCGGGCTTCTGCTCTGGCTGTGGCTGATATGGCGCGGGATCCGGCCCGCGCTCAAGGACGCCGAGCGCGGCGAGCTGTCGTCGCTGTTTCTATGCTCGGCAACCGCGATCCCGGTCTTCTATGTGCCCGCCTTCTTCTACCGGGTCGACACCAATTACGCAGTCGTGGACCTGTGGCGGTTCTGGATTATCCATCTCTGGGTCGAGGGATTCCTCGAGTTATTCGTGACGGTCGCGGTCGCGCTGATCTTTTACCACCTCGCGATGGTGAAGCGGGCGACGGCCGTGCGCGTCATCTACCTCGATGCGCTGCTCTACCTGGGCAGCGGAATCATCGGCACCGCGCATCATTGGTACTTCACCGGCCAGCCGGAAGTCACGATGGCGCTGGGCGCGATGTTCTCGGCGATGGAGGTGGTGCCGCTGACCCTGCTCACGCTCGACGCGTGGGACTTCGTGAAACTTACGCGCCGACAATGCGGGCTATGCGGCGAGTCGATCACGGTGCCGCACAGGTGGACTTTCTATTTTCTGATGGCGGTCGGGTTCTGGAACTTTGTCGGCGCCGGCGTCTTCGGATTTCTGATCAATTTGCCGATCGTGAGCTATTTCGAAGTCGGCACGCTGCTCACGCCGAATCACGGGCATGCGGCCTTCATGGGAGTGTTCGGGATGCTCGCGGTCGCCCTGATGGTATTCGCGTACCGGCAGGTGCTGTCGGGCGAGGCATGGGCGAGGCTGGAGAAATATGTTCGCGTGTCGTTCTGGGGATTGAACCTGGGCCTGGCGCTGATGCTGGCGGCCAACCTGTTTCCGGGCGGCGTGGTGCAGCTGCGCGACGTTCTGCATCACGGCTACTGGCACGCGCGCAGTATGCTGTTTCGCGACGAGCCGCTGATGCGGGCGATCGAATGGGCGCGGATGCCCGGCGACTTGGTCTTCATCCTGCTCGGCGTCCTGCCGCTCGTGATCGCGAGCATCAAGACCTACCTCGCGCTGTGGCGCGCGCCGACCGACGTGCAGGCCGGCGAGCGCGCTGCCGCGTGA
- a CDS encoding LLM class flavin-dependent oxidoreductase produces MLFGLLYSLQTRPDRAISQAQVYGEMLDQIAAGEEMGYASAWLVEHHFLADGICPSPLVTAAAMAARTRHMTIGTSMYLLPLHRPVQSAEDVAVLDNLSNGRFILGVAAGYRPEEFAGHEEERAGREQRMEEQLEIMIKAWTTASFSHRGRYYNIPETMVTPKPVQKPRPPLWIGASTRAGCRRAAQWADALVASPRHHINELKQHQAMYGEYLQRFNKSPSCVPVIREVYCAPTTAQAEAEARDGVMYIHGGMYGKWSAVRPLRDDSGALVKDPATVTFESHRDRFIIGSPDHCVREIERYRRELGMDYLICWMQLPGVDADKTMASMRLFAKEVMPHFKG; encoded by the coding sequence ATGCTTTTCGGCCTCCTCTATTCCCTGCAGACGCGGCCCGATCGGGCGATCTCCCAAGCCCAGGTCTACGGCGAGATGCTCGATCAGATCGCGGCGGGCGAAGAGATGGGCTACGCGTCGGCCTGGCTGGTCGAGCATCACTTCCTCGCCGACGGCATCTGCCCTTCGCCGCTGGTGACCGCGGCCGCGATGGCGGCGCGCACTCGCCACATGACCATCGGCACCAGCATGTATCTCCTGCCGCTCCATCGCCCGGTCCAGTCGGCCGAGGACGTCGCCGTGCTCGACAACCTCTCCAATGGCCGCTTCATCCTCGGTGTCGCCGCCGGCTACCGGCCCGAGGAATTCGCCGGCCACGAAGAGGAACGCGCCGGACGCGAGCAGCGGATGGAAGAGCAGCTCGAAATCATGATCAAGGCCTGGACCACCGCGTCGTTCTCCCATCGCGGCCGCTATTACAACATCCCCGAGACGATGGTGACGCCCAAGCCGGTGCAGAAGCCGCGCCCGCCGCTCTGGATCGGCGCCTCGACGCGCGCCGGATGCCGGCGGGCGGCGCAATGGGCCGACGCGCTGGTCGCCTCGCCCCGCCATCACATCAACGAGCTCAAGCAGCATCAGGCGATGTACGGCGAGTACCTCCAGCGCTTCAACAAGAGCCCGTCCTGCGTACCGGTGATCCGCGAGGTCTACTGCGCGCCGACCACCGCACAGGCCGAGGCCGAGGCGCGCGACGGCGTGATGTACATCCACGGCGGGATGTACGGCAAATGGTCGGCGGTGCGACCGTTGCGCGACGACTCGGGCGCGCTGGTCAAGGACCCGGCCACCGTCACCTTCGAGAGCCATCGCGACCGCTTCATCATCGGCAGCCCCGACCATTGCGTGCGCGAGATAGAGCGCTACCGGCGCGAACTCGGGATGGACTACCTTATCTGCTGGATGCAACTGCCGGGCGTTGACGCCGACAAGACGATGGCGTCGATGCGGCTGTTCGCGAAAGAAGTGATGCCGCACTTCAAAGGCTGA